One genomic region from Thermoleptolyngbya sichuanensis A183 encodes:
- the tkt gene encoding transketolase has protein sequence MAVATLTLEQLCINSIRFLAIDAVEKAKSGHPGLPMGAAPMAFVLWDQFMRFNPKNPKWFNRDRFVLSAGHGCMLQYALMYLAGYDSVTLDEIKNFRQWGSKTPGHPENFETPGIEVTTGPLGQGIANAVGLAIAEAHLAAKFNKPDLTLVDHYTYVILGDGCNMEGISGEACSLAGHLGLGKLIALYDDNHISIDGSTDIAFTEDVSKRFEAYGWHVLHVQDGNTDLEGIARAIAEAKSVTDKPTLIKVTTTIGYGSPNKANTAGVHGAALGEAEIKLTRENLGWTYDPFVVPDEALAHTRKAIERGASYEAEWQETWAQYKTKYPQEAAEFDRLLSGKLPEGWDKVLPTYKPEDKALASRKHSEICLNALAPVLPELIGGSADLTHSNLTELEISGNFQKGAYENRNIHFGVREHGMGAICNGIALHGSGLIPYGATFLVFTDYMRGAIRLSALAECGVIWVMTHDSVALGEDGPTHQPVETIASLRAIPDLTVIRPADGTETSGAYKVAIENARKNRPTLLALSRQGLPNLAGSSIEGVGKGGYTVIGCDGTPDLILIGTGSEVNLCVKAAEQLAAEGKKVRVVSMPSTELFEAQDAAYKESMLPKAVTKRLVVEAGTTFGWHKYAGSEGDILGIDTFGASAPGGVCMEKFGFTVDNVLSRAKALLG, from the coding sequence ATGGCTGTTGCGACCCTAACCCTCGAACAACTCTGTATTAATTCCATCCGGTTTTTGGCGATCGATGCTGTTGAAAAGGCAAAGTCTGGACACCCTGGCTTGCCTATGGGTGCTGCGCCGATGGCGTTTGTGCTGTGGGATCAGTTCATGCGGTTTAATCCCAAAAACCCCAAGTGGTTTAACCGCGATCGCTTTGTGCTGTCGGCTGGGCACGGCTGTATGTTGCAGTACGCCCTGATGTATCTGGCAGGCTACGATAGCGTCACGCTGGACGAAATCAAGAACTTCCGTCAGTGGGGTTCAAAAACGCCTGGCCACCCCGAAAACTTTGAGACTCCTGGCATTGAGGTCACGACCGGGCCGCTCGGCCAGGGCATTGCCAATGCGGTTGGTCTGGCGATCGCCGAAGCGCACCTCGCTGCCAAGTTCAACAAGCCCGACCTGACCCTGGTAGATCACTACACCTACGTCATCCTGGGCGACGGCTGCAACATGGAAGGGATTTCCGGCGAAGCCTGCTCGCTGGCGGGTCACCTGGGGCTGGGCAAGCTGATCGCGCTCTACGACGACAACCACATTTCGATTGACGGCTCCACGGACATTGCTTTCACGGAAGACGTGTCTAAGCGCTTTGAAGCCTACGGCTGGCATGTGCTGCATGTGCAGGACGGCAACACGGATTTGGAGGGAATTGCCAGGGCGATCGCCGAAGCCAAGTCCGTTACCGACAAGCCAACGCTTATTAAAGTCACCACCACCATCGGCTATGGCTCTCCCAACAAAGCCAACACCGCTGGCGTTCACGGCGCAGCACTGGGCGAAGCCGAAATCAAGCTGACTCGCGAAAACCTGGGCTGGACCTACGATCCTTTTGTCGTTCCTGACGAAGCCCTGGCCCACACTCGCAAAGCCATCGAGCGCGGTGCTAGCTACGAAGCCGAGTGGCAGGAAACCTGGGCACAATACAAGACCAAGTATCCTCAGGAAGCGGCGGAGTTTGATCGCCTGCTGAGCGGCAAGCTGCCTGAGGGTTGGGACAAAGTGCTGCCCACCTACAAGCCTGAAGATAAGGCGCTAGCCAGCCGCAAGCACTCGGAAATCTGCCTTAACGCGCTGGCTCCGGTATTGCCAGAACTCATTGGCGGCTCGGCCGACCTGACCCACTCCAACCTGACGGAGCTAGAAATCAGCGGCAATTTCCAGAAAGGCGCTTACGAAAACCGCAATATCCACTTTGGCGTGCGCGAACACGGCATGGGCGCAATTTGCAACGGCATTGCGCTGCATGGTTCCGGGCTAATTCCCTACGGCGCAACCTTCCTGGTGTTTACCGACTACATGCGTGGCGCAATTCGCCTGTCGGCGCTGGCGGAGTGCGGCGTGATCTGGGTGATGACGCACGATTCCGTGGCCCTGGGCGAAGACGGCCCGACCCACCAGCCTGTGGAAACCATCGCCTCGCTGCGGGCTATCCCTGACCTGACGGTGATTCGCCCTGCGGACGGTACGGAAACCTCTGGTGCTTATAAAGTGGCGATCGAAAACGCTCGGAAGAACCGCCCGACGCTGTTGGCCCTGTCGCGCCAAGGTCTGCCCAATCTGGCAGGTAGCTCGATCGAAGGCGTGGGCAAAGGCGGCTACACGGTGATCGGGTGCGACGGCACGCCGGATCTAATCTTGATTGGCACGGGTTCGGAAGTGAATCTCTGTGTCAAGGCCGCAGAACAACTGGCCGCAGAAGGTAAGAAAGTTCGCGTGGTTTCTATGCCGTCTACCGAATTGTTTGAAGCGCAGGACGCTGCTTACAAAGAGTCGATGTTGCCCAAAGCGGTGACCAAGCGCTTGGTCGTGGAAGCAGGGACGACCTTCGGCTGGCATAAGTATGCAGGTAGCGAAGGAGATATTCTCGGTATTGACACCTTTGGCGCGTCGGCTCCTGGCGGCGTTTGCATGGAGAAGTTTGGCTTCACGGTAGACAATGTGCTGAGCCGTGCTAAGGCGCTACTTGGCTAA